The following proteins come from a genomic window of Citrobacter europaeus:
- a CDS encoding multidrug efflux MFS transporter, with protein MESWRVNLISVWFGCFFTGLAISQILPFLPLYISQLGVTSHEALSMWSGLTFSVTFLISAIVSPMWGSLADRKGRKLMLLRASLGMAIAILLQAFATNVWQLFLLRGVMGLTSGYIPNAMALVASQVPRERSGWALSTLSTAQISGVIGGPLMGGFIADHVGLRAVFCITAALLVVSFLVTLFLIKEGVRPTIKKSERLSGKAVFASLPYPALVISLFFTTMVIQLCNGSIGPILALFIKSMVPDSSNIAFLSGLIASVPGISALISAPRLGKLGDRIGTERILMATLIFAVVLFFAMSWVTTPLQLGILRFLLGFADGAMLPAVQTLLVKYSSDQITGRIFGYNQSFMYLGNVAGPLMGATVSAMAGFRWVFIATASIVLINIWQLAIALRRRRRAR; from the coding sequence ATGGAATCCTGGAGAGTAAACCTTATTTCCGTATGGTTCGGTTGCTTTTTCACCGGCCTGGCAATTAGCCAAATCCTGCCTTTTTTACCGCTCTATATCTCCCAACTGGGGGTGACCTCGCATGAAGCGCTCTCAATGTGGTCCGGCTTAACGTTTAGCGTCACCTTTCTGATTTCAGCCATTGTCTCTCCGATGTGGGGCAGTTTAGCCGACCGTAAAGGACGCAAGCTGATGCTGCTACGGGCCTCTTTGGGTATGGCGATTGCGATTTTACTGCAGGCCTTTGCGACAAACGTCTGGCAGCTTTTTCTGCTGCGTGGGGTGATGGGGTTAACGTCAGGCTATATTCCCAATGCGATGGCGCTGGTCGCCTCACAGGTTCCGCGTGAACGTAGCGGGTGGGCGCTGAGTACGCTCTCAACGGCGCAAATTAGCGGCGTCATTGGCGGGCCGCTGATGGGGGGATTTATTGCTGACCACGTTGGCTTACGGGCTGTATTCTGTATTACCGCAGCCTTGCTGGTCGTGAGCTTCCTGGTCACGCTGTTCTTAATCAAAGAGGGCGTGCGTCCGACAATCAAAAAAAGCGAGCGTCTGAGCGGAAAGGCCGTGTTTGCCTCGCTGCCTTATCCGGCGCTGGTGATCAGCCTGTTTTTTACGACGATGGTGATCCAACTGTGTAACGGCTCAATTGGGCCAATTCTGGCGCTGTTTATTAAATCGATGGTCCCAGACAGTTCGAATATTGCCTTTCTCAGCGGACTGATTGCGTCGGTTCCGGGCATCTCGGCGCTGATTTCAGCCCCCCGACTCGGTAAATTAGGCGACCGTATTGGGACCGAGCGGATTTTAATGGCGACCTTAATCTTCGCGGTGGTGCTGTTTTTCGCCATGTCGTGGGTTACCACGCCGTTGCAACTGGGGATTTTGCGTTTTCTGCTCGGCTTTGCCGACGGCGCGATGTTGCCTGCGGTGCAGACGCTGCTGGTGAAATACTCCAGCGACCAGATAACCGGGCGCATTTTTGGTTATAACCAGTCATTTATGTACCTCGGCAACGTCGCCGGGCCATTAATGGGGGCGACGGTTTCAGCAATGGCAGGCTTTCGCTGGGTGTTTATTGCCACCGCGAGCATTGTGCTTATCAATATCTGGCAACTGGCTATCGCGCTGCGACGTCGGCGCCGCGCACGCTGA
- a CDS encoding anti-RssB factor — translation MKNLVTELLLKLAQKEEESQDLAAQVETLEQVIIEMLRNMTWSDRQILIRQIEDALAGAGRMPAFLANVHNAGESVPKAF, via the coding sequence ATGAAAAATCTCGTCACTGAGTTGTTACTTAAGCTCGCCCAAAAAGAAGAAGAGTCGCAAGACCTGGCGGCGCAGGTTGAAACGCTGGAGCAGGTAATCATCGAAATGCTGCGCAATATGACGTGGAGCGATCGGCAAATACTCATTCGCCAAATTGAGGATGCCCTGGCTGGAGCTGGCCGTATGCCTGCGTTTCTGGCGAACGTACATAACGCTGGCGAGAGCGTGCCAAAAGCGTTTTGA
- the phoA gene encoding alkaline phosphatase, with amino-acid sequence MKQSALAIALIPLLFTPIINAETSTVAVMDNRAAQGDITTPGGARRLSADQTAALRESLNDKPAKNIILLIGDGMGDSEITAARNYAEGAGGFFKGIDALPLTGQYTHYALDKKTGKPDYVTDSAASATAWTTGVKTYNGALGVDIHEKDHATILEMAKAAGLATGNVSTAELQDATPAALVAHVTSRKCYGPDVTREKCPTNALEKGGKGSITEQLLNARADVTLGGGAKTFAETAAAGEWQGKTLREQALARGYQMVSDAATLAAITEANQDKPLLGLFSDGNMPVRWEGPKASYHGNLDKPVVTCTPNPKRDDSVPTLAQMTDKAIELLSKNEKGFFLQVEGASIDKQDHAANPCGQIGETVDLDEAVQRALAFAKKDGNTLVVVTADHAHASQIVAPDTKAPGLTQALNTKDGAVMVISYGNSEEESQEHTGSQLRIAAYGPHAANVVGLTDQTDLFYTMKAALGLK; translated from the coding sequence GTGAAACAAAGCGCACTCGCTATTGCCCTGATACCTTTGCTGTTTACCCCAATTATTAATGCAGAAACTTCTACCGTAGCGGTTATGGATAATCGTGCCGCTCAGGGTGATATCACCACGCCGGGCGGCGCCCGTCGATTGTCAGCCGATCAAACTGCGGCTCTGCGCGAATCTCTGAACGATAAACCTGCCAAAAATATTATTTTACTGATTGGCGATGGTATGGGGGACTCAGAAATTACTGCAGCGCGAAATTATGCCGAAGGCGCGGGCGGCTTTTTTAAAGGTATTGATGCTTTACCATTGACCGGACAATACACGCACTATGCGCTGGATAAAAAAACGGGTAAACCCGATTATGTGACGGATTCTGCGGCATCCGCAACGGCGTGGACCACCGGCGTGAAAACCTATAACGGTGCTCTGGGCGTTGATATACATGAAAAAGATCACGCTACAATTCTTGAAATGGCAAAAGCGGCGGGTCTGGCGACAGGCAACGTTTCTACCGCTGAATTGCAGGATGCTACCCCGGCGGCGCTGGTTGCTCATGTGACCTCGCGTAAGTGCTATGGTCCCGACGTGACCCGTGAAAAATGCCCAACCAATGCGCTGGAAAAAGGCGGCAAAGGATCCATCACCGAACAATTACTGAATGCCCGGGCTGACGTTACGCTGGGCGGCGGGGCAAAAACGTTTGCGGAAACCGCTGCGGCAGGCGAGTGGCAGGGTAAAACGTTGCGTGAACAAGCCCTTGCCCGCGGTTATCAGATGGTGAGCGATGCCGCGACGCTGGCAGCGATTACCGAAGCTAATCAGGATAAACCGTTGCTGGGTCTGTTCTCTGACGGCAATATGCCGGTACGCTGGGAAGGGCCGAAAGCGTCTTATCACGGCAATCTGGATAAACCGGTAGTGACCTGTACCCCCAATCCAAAGCGTGACGACAGCGTGCCAACGCTGGCGCAGATGACGGATAAAGCGATTGAGCTGTTAAGCAAAAATGAGAAAGGTTTCTTCCTGCAAGTGGAAGGGGCGTCAATCGATAAACAGGACCACGCCGCCAACCCGTGCGGACAGATTGGCGAAACGGTCGATCTGGATGAAGCGGTACAGCGCGCGCTTGCTTTTGCGAAGAAAGATGGCAATACCCTGGTGGTAGTAACCGCTGACCACGCGCATGCCAGCCAGATAGTCGCGCCGGATACTAAAGCGCCAGGCCTGACCCAGGCGCTGAACACCAAAGATGGCGCGGTCATGGTTATCAGCTACGGCAACTCTGAAGAGGAATCGCAGGAGCATACCGGCAGCCAGCTGCGAATTGCAGCCTATGGCCCGCACGCGGCGAATGTGGTTGGTCTGACCGATCAAACCGACCTGTTTTACACCATGAAAGCGGCGTTAGGACTGAAATAA
- the psiF gene encoding phosphate starvation-inducible protein PsiF, with protein MKITLLMTLLFGLIFLTTVGAAEKTLTPQQQRMTTCNQQATAQTLKGDARKTYMSDCLKNSKSAPEEKSLTPQQQKMRECNVKATEQSLKGDDRNKFMSACLKKSA; from the coding sequence ATGAAAATTACATTATTAATGACGTTGCTTTTTGGTCTTATTTTTTTAACTACCGTCGGTGCTGCCGAGAAGACATTAACCCCGCAACAACAACGTATGACCACCTGCAATCAGCAGGCAACGGCGCAGACCTTAAAAGGGGACGCGCGTAAAACATATATGAGTGATTGCCTGAAAAACAGTAAATCTGCGCCTGAGGAAAAGAGCCTGACGCCGCAGCAGCAGAAAATGCGTGAATGCAACGTCAAGGCGACGGAGCAGTCTCTGAAAGGTGATGATCGTAATAAATTTATGAGCGCTTGCCTGAAAAAATCTGCGTAG
- the adrA gene encoding diguanylate cyclase AdrA: protein MFPNTMNDENFYQKKVVPNEAFLSLHQNDHQRSGLRFARRIRLPRAVGLGGMFFPIASVLVAQPITGGWWLLLVGWAFVWPHLAWQWASKADDPLHSEFTNLKADAILAGMWIGIMGVNLLPSTALLMITCINLMGAGGMRIFIAGAVLMVVSCLVTLQLTDISVALSSTQLSVLLTLPVLVIYPLLFAWVSYQTVIKLAEHKRRLQVMSTRDGMTGVYNRRHWELLLRNEFDNCRRYQRDATLLIIDIDHFKSINDTWGHDVGDQAIVALTRQLQMTLRGSDVIGRFGGDEFAVIMCGTPATSAIAAMSRVHERLSQLRLSCAPQVALRISVGVAPLTSETEHYREWLKSADMALYKAKNSGRNRTEAAA, encoded by the coding sequence ATATTCCCAAATACGATGAATGATGAAAACTTTTATCAAAAGAAGGTCGTCCCGAATGAAGCGTTTTTATCGCTCCATCAGAATGACCACCAGCGTTCCGGTCTGCGATTCGCCCGACGGATCAGGCTGCCGCGAGCGGTGGGATTGGGGGGAATGTTTTTCCCTATCGCGTCGGTACTCGTTGCTCAGCCCATTACCGGTGGCTGGTGGCTGTTACTGGTGGGATGGGCGTTTGTCTGGCCGCACCTGGCCTGGCAGTGGGCAAGCAAAGCTGACGATCCTCTGCATAGCGAATTTACCAACTTAAAAGCCGATGCCATTCTCGCCGGTATGTGGATAGGAATTATGGGAGTGAATCTGTTGCCATCCACGGCGCTGCTGATGATTACCTGCATCAACCTGATGGGCGCAGGAGGGATGCGAATTTTCATCGCAGGCGCCGTTTTGATGGTGGTTTCATGCCTGGTGACGTTACAGCTAACTGATATCTCCGTCGCGTTAAGCAGTACTCAACTTAGCGTGCTATTGACGCTGCCGGTGCTGGTGATTTATCCGCTGCTGTTTGCCTGGGTCAGCTACCAGACGGTCATCAAACTGGCGGAACATAAACGCCGCTTACAGGTGATGAGTACGCGAGATGGCATGACCGGGGTGTACAACCGCCGCCATTGGGAACTGTTGCTGCGTAATGAATTTGATAATTGCCGTCGCTATCAGCGTGACGCCACGTTACTGATTATCGATATTGACCATTTCAAGAGCATTAATGATACCTGGGGTCATGACGTTGGGGACCAGGCGATTGTCGCGCTGACCCGCCAGTTGCAGATGACCTTACGCGGTAGCGATGTGATTGGGCGCTTTGGCGGAGATGAGTTTGCGGTGATTATGTGCGGCACGCCAGCAACCAGCGCGATTGCGGCGATGTCTCGTGTTCACGAACGACTTAGCCAACTGCGTTTATCCTGCGCGCCGCAGGTTGCTCTGCGTATCAGCGTGGGCGTTGCGCCGCTGACCTCAGAAACCGAGCATTACCGAGAATGGTTAAAGTCGGCGGATATGGCGCTCTACAAAGCAAAGAATTCCGGACGTAACCGCACTGAAGCTGCGGCCTGA